A portion of the Oxynema aestuarii AP17 genome contains these proteins:
- a CDS encoding photosynthesis system II assembly factor Ycf48, with protein sequence MDSIVKFWKRLVPLLALVLLCVGCSKVPSLSYNPWETIELPTEANLIGIGFGDDLEHGWVVGANATLFETTDGGETWEPKTLKLDSDNYRFNSVSFKGREGWIVGEPALLLHTEDDGQTWEQIKLSEKLPGQPNKILALGPQTAEMTTDVGAIYRTEDAGKHWSALVEQSVGVIRNLERAPDGKYIAVSAKGNFYSTWEPGQKSWVGHNRNSSRRIQNMGFTEDGRLWMLARGGQIQFSESATGEEWQEPIYPEFSTSWGLLDLAYRTPDEVWVSGGSGNLLCSLDGGQTWKKDREVEQVPSNFYKIVFLDRDRGFIIGQRGILLKYRGQPEAA encoded by the coding sequence ATGGATTCCATCGTGAAATTTTGGAAACGACTCGTTCCCTTACTCGCACTCGTCTTACTGTGCGTGGGGTGTAGTAAGGTTCCGTCCTTGAGTTACAACCCCTGGGAGACGATCGAGTTACCGACCGAGGCGAACTTGATCGGTATTGGTTTCGGCGACGATCTCGAACACGGATGGGTCGTCGGGGCAAATGCCACCCTGTTTGAAACCACCGACGGCGGGGAAACCTGGGAACCGAAGACCCTCAAACTCGACAGTGACAACTACCGCTTTAACTCGGTCAGTTTCAAAGGACGAGAGGGGTGGATCGTCGGCGAACCCGCTTTGTTGCTGCATACGGAAGATGACGGTCAAACCTGGGAACAGATCAAACTCAGTGAGAAGTTACCCGGTCAGCCGAATAAAATTCTCGCCCTCGGCCCGCAAACCGCAGAAATGACCACCGATGTCGGGGCGATCTACCGTACCGAGGACGCCGGGAAACACTGGAGTGCGTTGGTCGAGCAGTCTGTCGGGGTGATTCGTAACCTCGAACGCGCCCCGGACGGCAAGTATATCGCCGTTTCTGCGAAAGGAAACTTTTATTCCACCTGGGAGCCCGGTCAGAAATCTTGGGTCGGACACAACCGCAACAGTTCGCGCCGAATTCAGAATATGGGATTTACGGAAGACGGACGGTTGTGGATGCTCGCCCGAGGCGGTCAAATTCAGTTTAGCGAATCTGCGACGGGAGAAGAGTGGCAAGAGCCAATTTACCCGGAGTTTTCGACCAGTTGGGGCTTGCTCGATTTGGCGTACCGCACCCCGGATGAGGTTTGGGTGAGCGGGGGCAGTGGTAATTTACTGTGTAGTTTAGATGGCGGTCAAACCTGGAAAAAAGACCGGGAAGTGGAACAAGTGCCGTCTAATTTTTACAAGATTGTATTTCTCGATCGCGATCGCGGATTTATTATCGGACAACGCGGTATTCTCTTAAAATATCGAGGACAACCAGAAGCGGCCTAA
- the psbE gene encoding cytochrome b559 subunit alpha produces the protein MSGSTGERPFSDIITSIRYWVIHSITIPALFIAGWLFVSTGLAYDVFGTPRPNEYFTQDRQELPVVQGRFESKQEIQKYIGN, from the coding sequence ATGTCAGGCTCTACTGGAGAGCGTCCGTTTTCGGATATTATTACCAGTATTCGCTACTGGGTCATTCACAGTATCACCATCCCCGCTTTATTTATTGCCGGGTGGCTGTTTGTCAGTACGGGGTTGGCGTATGACGTTTTTGGTACGCCCCGACCCAATGAATACTTCACTCAAGACCGTCAAGAATTGCCCGTGGTTCAAGGTCGCTTTGAGTCGAAGCAAGAAATCCAAAAATACATTGGCAATTAG
- the psbF gene encoding cytochrome b559 subunit beta, producing the protein MTSNNPNEPISYPIFTVRWLAVHTLAVPTVFFLGAIAAMQFIQR; encoded by the coding sequence GTGACCAGTAACAATCCCAACGAACCCATTTCTTATCCGATTTTTACCGTCCGTTGGTTGGCGGTTCATACCCTCGCCGTTCCCACAGTCTTTTTCCTGGGAGCGATCGCGGCAATGCAATTTATTCAACGATAG
- a CDS encoding photosystem II reaction center protein L, producing MPTRNPNPNKQPVELNRTSLYLGLLLIFVLGILFSSYFFN from the coding sequence ATGCCAACTCGTAATCCAAATCCCAATAAGCAACCTGTTGAATTAAACCGGACTTCCCTGTATCTGGGTTTGCTGTTGATTTTCGTTTTGGGCATCCTCTTCTCCAGTTATTTCTTTAACTAA
- a CDS encoding photosystem II reaction center protein J — protein MSGSGRIPLWVIATVAGTGILVVLGLFFYGAYAGVGSSL, from the coding sequence GTGTCTGGATCTGGTCGTATTCCCCTTTGGGTCATTGCAACGGTTGCCGGAACGGGTATTCTGGTGGTTTTAGGTCTGTTTTTCTACGGAGCTTACGCCGGAGTCGGCTCTTCTTTGTAA